From the Luteolibacter arcticus genome, one window contains:
- a CDS encoding ABC transporter ATP-binding protein — protein sequence MDGPAVEIEYLRKRYGGFEALGGVSLEVPRGSVFGLLGPNGAGKSTLVKSLLTIVRPSECRGRMLGEPIGHRKTLRRIGYLPEHARFPEYLTGREVIGYSAGLAGVPKSTTRERTTRLLERVGMAEWGDKKLGTYSKGMRQRVGLAQALVNEPDIVFLDEPTDGVDPEGRIEIRKMIEGMRDEGRTVFVNSHLLAEVEQVADQVAILSKGRVIETGTVAQLTRRGRRYEVRTVGPVPPQIREGLEREGFEVKGDLIAIQSDDAVPVQPIIDLLRGAGVAIREIREAKFSLEDIFLQAVQAGKGAA from the coding sequence ATGGATGGACCTGCGGTGGAGATCGAATACCTGCGGAAGCGCTACGGGGGCTTTGAGGCCCTCGGCGGCGTGTCGCTGGAAGTGCCGCGGGGCAGCGTCTTCGGACTGCTCGGCCCGAATGGCGCGGGCAAGAGCACGCTGGTGAAGTCGCTGCTCACCATCGTCCGCCCCAGCGAGTGCCGCGGGCGCATGCTCGGCGAGCCGATCGGCCATCGCAAGACCCTCCGCCGCATCGGCTACCTGCCGGAGCACGCACGCTTTCCCGAATACCTCACCGGCCGCGAGGTCATCGGCTACTCCGCCGGACTCGCCGGGGTGCCGAAGAGCACGACCCGGGAGCGCACCACTCGATTGTTAGAACGAGTTGGCATGGCGGAGTGGGGCGACAAGAAGCTCGGCACCTACTCGAAGGGCATGCGCCAGCGCGTCGGCCTCGCCCAGGCCCTGGTCAATGAGCCCGACATCGTCTTCCTCGACGAGCCGACCGATGGCGTCGATCCCGAAGGCCGCATCGAGATCCGCAAGATGATCGAAGGCATGCGCGACGAAGGCCGCACGGTTTTCGTCAATAGCCACCTGCTCGCCGAGGTCGAGCAAGTTGCCGACCAGGTCGCGATCCTGTCCAAGGGCCGTGTGATCGAGACCGGCACCGTGGCACAACTGACCCGCCGCGGCCGACGCTATGAAGTCCGCACGGTCGGTCCCGTGCCGCCCCAGATCCGCGAGGGGCTCGAACGCGAAGGCTTCGAGGTGAAGGGCGACCTGATCGCCATCCAGTCGGATGACGCCGTGCCGGTGCAGCCGATCATCGATCTGCTGCGCGGGGCGGGGGTGGCGATCCGCGAAATCCGCGAGGCGAAGTTCTCGCTGGAAGATATCTTCTTGCAGGCCGTCCAGGCTGGAAAGGGGGCGGCATGA
- a CDS encoding ABC transporter permease, whose amino-acid sequence MRAALAILWDSFRLLRARRLFWVALGISMLVALLYASIGFNDKGMSVGFGWKQIDNEILKAGKPEAAAFYTMLFTDIIARFWLAWFAVALALLSTANIFPEFLAEGSIGLSVSKPVGRIRLFLLKYLGGLLFVAMQVGLFTLIVFLSLGLRLGEWNFTLFWAVPVVTFVFSLVYVVAVWIGVWSKSTLAALLAAGVVWGISLLGQWTESFLYKSAYLIPEVGMKVDYQTGEVTSGEKVEASPGMITAHRTAKSFASFLPKTRDCTLYLKRLIRFPERDSLLSGVTFDMLLTGQMPDPTMTGAMRRMEDRHSAWYVFGTSAAFELVFLSLAGWIFVRRDY is encoded by the coding sequence ATGAGAGCGGCACTTGCGATTCTGTGGGATTCGTTCCGATTGCTGCGCGCCCGCCGGCTCTTCTGGGTGGCGCTCGGAATCTCGATGCTGGTGGCGCTGCTCTACGCCTCGATCGGATTCAATGACAAGGGCATGTCGGTGGGCTTCGGCTGGAAGCAGATCGACAACGAGATACTGAAGGCAGGCAAGCCCGAGGCGGCGGCCTTTTACACGATGCTCTTCACCGACATCATCGCGCGCTTCTGGCTGGCGTGGTTCGCGGTCGCCCTCGCGCTGCTTTCCACGGCGAATATCTTCCCCGAGTTCCTCGCGGAGGGATCGATCGGCCTCTCGGTGTCGAAGCCGGTCGGACGCATCCGCTTGTTCCTGCTGAAGTACCTCGGCGGGCTGTTGTTCGTGGCGATGCAGGTGGGGCTGTTCACCCTGATCGTGTTCCTCTCGCTCGGCCTGCGGCTCGGCGAGTGGAATTTCACGCTCTTCTGGGCGGTGCCGGTGGTCACCTTTGTCTTCAGTCTGGTCTATGTCGTGGCGGTGTGGATCGGCGTGTGGTCGAAGTCCACGCTCGCCGCATTGCTTGCCGCGGGCGTGGTATGGGGCATCAGCCTGCTCGGGCAGTGGACGGAGAGCTTCCTTTACAAAAGCGCTTACCTGATTCCCGAGGTCGGGATGAAGGTGGACTACCAGACCGGCGAGGTCACCTCCGGCGAGAAAGTCGAAGCAAGTCCGGGCATGATTACCGCCCACCGGACGGCCAAGTCCTTCGCCTCCTTCCTGCCGAAGACGCGCGACTGCACGCTCTATCTCAAGCGCCTGATCCGCTTCCCCGAGCGCGACTCGCTGCTCTCCGGCGTGACCTTCGACATGCTGCTCACCGGCCAGATGCCGGACCCGACGATGACGGGTGCGATGCGCCGCATGGAAGACCGCCACTCCGCCTGGTACGTCTTCGGCACCTCGGCGGCCTTCGAGCTCGTCTTCCTCAGCCTCGCGGGGTGGATCTTCGTGAGGAGGGACTATTGA
- a CDS encoding tRNA threonylcarbamoyladenosine dehydratase, with translation MSDAYLDRFSGIGRLYGLAGLEKFRRAHVAVVGIGGVGCWAAECLARSGIGKLTLIDADDLCVTNTNRQIHALDGTYGKPKVGVMAQRLRAIQPEIQVTERQEFLSDRNVDDFLDAGFDAVIDAIDAVRAKCVLLAKCRERQVPVIACGGAGGRRDPSLIRVADLARTRDDSLMMAVRKRLRDEHGFPKAKAGEKIRKFHIEAVYSEEPPLFPTCDGGVSHERPEDLPGGLRCDAGYGTATQVTAVFGMIAAGRVLEKLAE, from the coding sequence GTGAGCGACGCGTATCTCGACCGCTTCTCCGGCATCGGCCGGCTCTACGGGCTGGCCGGCTTGGAGAAATTCCGCCGCGCCCATGTGGCGGTGGTCGGCATCGGCGGCGTCGGCTGCTGGGCCGCGGAGTGCCTCGCGCGGTCGGGCATCGGCAAGCTCACCTTGATCGATGCCGATGACCTGTGCGTGACCAATACCAACCGCCAGATCCACGCGCTGGACGGCACCTACGGAAAGCCGAAGGTCGGCGTGATGGCGCAGCGGCTGCGGGCAATCCAGCCGGAGATCCAGGTGACCGAGCGGCAGGAGTTTCTTTCCGACCGAAATGTGGATGACTTCCTCGACGCCGGCTTCGACGCGGTGATCGATGCGATCGATGCGGTGCGCGCGAAGTGCGTGCTGCTCGCCAAGTGCCGCGAGCGCCAAGTGCCGGTCATCGCCTGCGGGGGCGCCGGCGGCCGCCGCGATCCCTCGCTGATCCGCGTGGCCGACCTCGCCCGCACTCGCGATGATTCGCTGATGATGGCCGTGCGCAAGCGTCTGCGCGATGAGCATGGCTTCCCGAAAGCCAAGGCCGGCGAAAAGATCCGCAAGTTCCACATCGAGGCTGTCTATTCCGAGGAGCCACCGCTCTTCCCCACCTGCGACGGCGGCGTGAGCCATGAGCGGCCGGAGGACCTGCCCGGCGGCCTGCGCTGCGATGCGGGCTATGGCACCGCCACCCAGGTCACCGCCGTCTTCGGCATGATCGCCGCGGGCCGGGTGCTGGAGAAGCTGGCCGAGTGA
- a CDS encoding PQQ-dependent sugar dehydrogenase has protein sequence MKSPLLLLALLALPLPARAGDAKKPTLPGFKYEELHSGNGMTALDFDSEGRMFVCEKWGRVLVFPPKGKGEFGKPEVFADFRDQVNPEGESGLLGIALDPGFAKNRYLYVFYTAAAEQRLVRLTADKDFKAAVSGQELVLLDGLPRLFTNHKAGDIHFHPADPKAIYLVLGDDAKRELAPDLGYYNGKLLRLDSSTGKGLRDNPFYDGDVNSIRSRVWAKGFRNPFRFAFVPGRPPEAVYVSENGDGTDRIARVERGADAGWGKHGDKGLIKPEDSHTSVLFTSRPCLTSIAVAPKGPFAPDGPVLYAQNWFTKDLMRWKLAGKDLAAMAAIPADEARPFLADHATVHTAFGPDGALYFTQSYYSESKGNNHKLSRVVPDSSASRK, from the coding sequence ATGAAAAGCCCTCTGCTCCTGCTTGCCCTGCTCGCCTTGCCCCTGCCCGCCCGCGCGGGGGATGCCAAGAAGCCTACGCTCCCGGGCTTCAAGTATGAGGAGCTCCATTCCGGCAACGGGATGACGGCGCTCGATTTCGACAGCGAGGGCCGGATGTTCGTCTGCGAGAAGTGGGGCCGCGTGCTGGTCTTCCCGCCGAAGGGCAAGGGGGAGTTCGGCAAGCCCGAGGTCTTCGCCGACTTCCGCGACCAGGTGAATCCGGAAGGCGAGAGCGGCCTGCTCGGCATCGCCCTCGACCCCGGCTTCGCGAAGAACCGCTACCTCTACGTCTTCTACACCGCCGCGGCGGAGCAACGGCTCGTCCGGCTCACTGCGGACAAGGATTTCAAGGCCGCGGTGTCCGGTCAGGAGCTGGTGCTGTTAGACGGGCTGCCGCGGCTGTTCACGAATCACAAGGCGGGCGACATCCACTTCCACCCGGCCGACCCGAAGGCGATCTACCTGGTGCTTGGCGACGATGCCAAGCGCGAGCTCGCCCCCGACCTGGGTTACTACAATGGCAAGCTGCTGCGCCTGGACAGCTCGACCGGCAAGGGCTTACGCGACAACCCCTTTTACGATGGCGATGTGAACTCGATCCGCTCGCGGGTTTGGGCGAAGGGTTTCCGCAATCCCTTCCGCTTCGCCTTCGTCCCCGGCCGCCCGCCCGAGGCGGTCTATGTCTCAGAGAATGGCGATGGCACCGACCGCATCGCCCGTGTCGAGCGCGGTGCCGATGCCGGCTGGGGCAAGCACGGCGACAAGGGCCTGATCAAGCCGGAGGACTCGCACACCAGCGTCCTCTTCACCAGTAGGCCCTGCCTCACCTCCATAGCCGTCGCGCCGAAAGGTCCCTTCGCGCCGGATGGCCCGGTGCTCTATGCGCAGAACTGGTTCACGAAGGACCTGATGCGCTGGAAGCTCGCCGGCAAGGACCTCGCCGCGATGGCCGCCATCCCGGCCGATGAAGCGCGCCCCTTCCTTGCCGACCACGCCACGGTCCATACCGCCTTCGGCCCGGATGGCGCGCTCTACTTCACGCAGTCCTACTACTCCGAGTCCAAGGGCAACAACCACAAGCTCAGCCGCGTGGTGCCGGATTCCTCGGCATCTCGTAAGTGA
- a CDS encoding DUF1851 domain-containing protein: MQFDEPKVIEALSQEWGWILPEIRTVMAVSTMGNVFLADSQQSYWRICPEELSAAIVARTPSELESVFADPESKADWQMWGLVSELLALYGEPEVGECFGLVIPALLGGDYAAGNIRRRCLYEYLGFTGDLAQQTKDLKDGETIKLEIV, encoded by the coding sequence ATGCAATTCGACGAGCCAAAGGTGATCGAGGCGCTCAGCCAGGAGTGGGGATGGATTCTCCCCGAGATCCGCACGGTGATGGCCGTGAGCACGATGGGAAATGTTTTCCTGGCTGACAGCCAACAGAGCTACTGGCGGATTTGCCCGGAAGAACTGTCCGCCGCGATTGTTGCCCGCACACCTTCCGAGTTGGAATCGGTGTTCGCCGATCCAGAGTCCAAGGCGGATTGGCAGATGTGGGGACTGGTATCCGAGTTGCTCGCGCTCTACGGCGAACCGGAGGTCGGGGAATGCTTTGGCCTGGTGATCCCCGCCTTGCTGGGAGGTGATTATGCTGCCGGCAATATCCGCCGACGCTGCCTCTACGAGTATCTCGGCTTCACCGGTGATCTTGCGCAGCAGACGAAAGACCTGAAGGATGGCGAAACGATCAAGTTAGAGATCGTCTAG
- a CDS encoding HigA family addiction module antitoxin, which produces MKPLPPTHPGEVLREDFLIPLGISEYRVAKDIGVPPRRINEIVKGKRAITVDTALRLERYFRWPAEVWLNLQAHHDQQLAKEALKSELAGIQPCPGL; this is translated from the coding sequence ATGAAACCCTTGCCGCCCACTCACCCTGGCGAAGTCCTACGCGAGGATTTCCTCATCCCGCTCGGGATCTCTGAATACCGGGTTGCCAAGGACATCGGCGTGCCCCCGCGACGGATCAATGAGATTGTGAAGGGCAAGCGGGCGATCACGGTCGATACGGCGCTGCGCCTGGAACGCTACTTCCGGTGGCCGGCCGAGGTCTGGCTGAACCTTCAAGCTCACCACGACCAGCAGCTTGCCAAGGAGGCCCTGAAGTCCGAACTCGCCGGCATCCAGCCTTGCCCGGGCTTGTGA
- a CDS encoding ice-binding family protein, with protein sequence MRADAATISLGSAHSFAALASATVTNAGASVVTGQVGVAPGTSITGFQFATQIGGTLHSNDALSIEAIVDAQDAYDEMGLIATATDLTGQDLGNRTLTPGVYRFSSSAQLTGTLTLDGLGQASPEFIFLVGSSLTTASGSSILPTNGADALLGVFFRMEESATLGTGTTFAGNIIAGDSVTLTTGASVLGSVIALGGAVTLGTNIVTIPESSSSALIAVAMAAFLGRRRRRVA encoded by the coding sequence ATGCGAGCCGATGCGGCCACGATCTCGCTGGGTTCCGCCCACAGCTTCGCGGCGCTTGCCAGTGCTACCGTGACCAACGCGGGAGCTTCCGTCGTGACCGGCCAGGTCGGCGTCGCACCCGGCACCTCCATCACTGGCTTCCAGTTCGCCACGCAAATCGGCGGCACCCTGCATTCCAATGACGCCCTCTCGATCGAGGCCATAGTGGATGCGCAGGACGCCTACGATGAGATGGGCCTGATCGCCACCGCGACCGATCTCACGGGGCAGGACCTGGGCAATAGAACCCTGACTCCCGGCGTCTACCGATTCTCGTCTTCCGCCCAACTCACCGGCACCCTGACCCTGGATGGCCTAGGCCAGGCATCCCCGGAGTTCATCTTCCTCGTCGGCTCCTCGCTGACCACCGCCAGTGGGTCCTCGATTCTGCCAACGAACGGGGCGGACGCCCTGCTCGGCGTGTTCTTCCGGATGGAAGAGTCGGCGACGCTGGGCACCGGCACCACCTTCGCGGGGAATATCATTGCCGGAGATAGCGTCACGCTCACCACCGGGGCCAGTGTGCTCGGTAGCGTGATTGCGCTCGGTGGCGCGGTGACCCTTGGCACGAATATCGTGACCATTCCCGAGTCCTCTTCCAGCGCGCTCATCGCCGTGGCAATGGCGGCATTCCTCGGTCGCCGCCGTCGCCGCGTGGCGTAG
- a CDS encoding DUF6678 family protein — MRPAVLQALEERGLTSVMNATKWRELRDAVARELPFAPAFQRKDVLSSDAYPQTFDQDVRYGGDWPAGTDLSSEIEWICVRPRRLIHRGNLVAPAIEDIEEQFLALLGRLQIPFARDSETITIYGYSANPGALTTHRQAPGE, encoded by the coding sequence ATGCGACCCGCCGTTCTCCAAGCGCTTGAGGAACGGGGCCTCACCTCCGTCATGAACGCCACCAAGTGGCGTGAACTACGGGATGCCGTCGCCCGCGAACTGCCGTTTGCCCCGGCCTTTCAGAGGAAGGATGTGCTTTCAAGCGATGCCTATCCCCAGACCTTCGATCAGGACGTGAGGTATGGTGGCGACTGGCCCGCAGGCACCGATCTGAGCTCGGAGATCGAATGGATTTGCGTCAGGCCGCGGAGACTCATTCATCGTGGGAACCTAGTCGCCCCTGCCATCGAGGATATCGAAGAGCAGTTCCTCGCGCTCCTGGGTCGCCTGCAGATCCCGTTCGCGCGCGATTCAGAAACGATCACGATCTACGGCTACTCCGCGAATCCCGGCGCTCTAACAACGCATCGCCAGGCTCCCGGGGAATAG
- a CDS encoding sialate O-acetylesterase yields the protein MSLALALAALPAAAEVRLPRIFTDGAVLQRDRAVPVWGRAEPGKKVIVKFAGQEKSVQAAGDGKWRVDLDAMPASAEGRVLEAAEEGGHKVELKDVLVGEVWLASGQSNMEWSIGASRQEDQDAAKTGPVPLLRLITVPKKLSPYRLDDFEGSWKPATPETAMPFSAVAYFFGRKLTEELGIPVGMIHSSWGGSRIEPWLADEGFEGIEDLREMREFRDARTPGSPKYDELMRRHLASTRGWVDAAERALQAHQPLPGQPSAPPVLPVGHGQAIGTYQAMIHPLVPYGLRGFLWYQGESNVGEGMLYTLKMQALIQGWRKQFAAPEAPFLYVQLAPNNYGDQREGALQAIWAAQRDALKIPRTGMAVIMDIGNPADIHPRNKSEVGRRLALWAMADTYGKAGVVKSGPLYEGFKAEGDAVRIRFQHTGGGLATRDGKPPSHFEVAGPDWNFQPATAEIAGNEIVLKSDKIAQPVMARYGWYQKAEPNLMNKEGLPAASFHTHWPDDPVLGRNVAFQKSFTSSDPNKNGWNAGLTDGNWQGAAGSCFATGDAPAFPKHVTLDLGRSRDIQAVRFGVPDYGATKTVVISVSPDGKEFQEVGKHEFAGKTRSGTELRFDKRPVRFVRATFPDHHEKQDQFSENHGFLTELEAYGSAQ from the coding sequence TTGTCCCTGGCCCTCGCCCTTGCCGCACTGCCTGCTGCCGCCGAGGTGCGGCTGCCCCGGATTTTCACCGATGGAGCCGTGTTGCAGCGCGACCGCGCCGTGCCCGTCTGGGGCCGTGCCGAGCCGGGCAAGAAGGTCATCGTGAAATTCGCCGGCCAGGAGAAGTCGGTGCAAGCCGCAGGCGATGGCAAGTGGCGCGTCGATCTGGATGCGATGCCCGCCTCCGCCGAGGGCCGCGTTCTCGAAGCCGCCGAAGAAGGCGGCCACAAGGTGGAATTGAAGGACGTGCTGGTCGGCGAGGTCTGGCTGGCTTCCGGCCAATCGAACATGGAGTGGAGCATCGGTGCCTCCCGCCAGGAGGACCAGGACGCCGCGAAGACAGGCCCGGTTCCCCTGCTCCGCTTGATCACGGTGCCGAAGAAGCTCTCGCCCTATCGCCTCGATGATTTCGAGGGCAGTTGGAAACCAGCCACGCCGGAGACGGCCATGCCCTTCTCCGCGGTCGCCTATTTCTTCGGCCGCAAGCTGACCGAGGAACTCGGCATCCCCGTCGGCATGATCCACTCGTCGTGGGGTGGCTCACGCATCGAACCATGGCTGGCGGACGAGGGATTCGAGGGCATCGAGGACCTGCGCGAGATGCGCGAATTCCGCGACGCCCGCACCCCCGGCTCCCCGAAGTATGATGAGCTCATGCGCCGCCACCTCGCCTCCACCCGCGGCTGGGTGGATGCCGCCGAGCGCGCGCTCCAGGCCCACCAGCCGCTGCCCGGCCAGCCATCCGCCCCCCCCGTGCTGCCGGTCGGCCACGGTCAGGCGATCGGCACCTATCAGGCAATGATTCATCCGCTGGTCCCTTACGGCCTGCGCGGCTTCCTCTGGTATCAGGGCGAGTCGAATGTCGGCGAGGGCATGCTCTACACCCTGAAAATGCAGGCCCTCATCCAAGGCTGGCGGAAGCAATTCGCCGCCCCGGAAGCCCCCTTCCTCTACGTCCAGCTCGCGCCTAACAACTACGGCGACCAACGCGAAGGCGCGCTGCAGGCGATCTGGGCCGCCCAGCGCGATGCCCTCAAGATCCCGCGCACCGGCATGGCCGTCATCATGGACATCGGCAATCCCGCCGACATCCACCCGCGCAACAAGTCCGAGGTCGGCCGCCGCCTCGCGCTGTGGGCCATGGCCGATACCTATGGCAAGGCGGGCGTGGTGAAATCCGGCCCGCTTTACGAAGGCTTCAAGGCGGAGGGTGACGCCGTCCGCATCCGCTTCCAGCACACCGGTGGCGGCCTCGCCACCCGCGATGGCAAGCCACCGAGCCACTTCGAAGTCGCCGGGCCGGATTGGAACTTCCAACCCGCCACCGCCGAGATCGCCGGCAATGAGATCGTGCTGAAGTCCGACAAGATCGCGCAGCCGGTGATGGCCCGCTACGGCTGGTATCAAAAGGCCGAGCCGAACCTGATGAACAAGGAAGGCCTGCCTGCCGCCTCCTTCCACACCCACTGGCCAGATGACCCGGTGCTCGGCCGCAACGTCGCCTTCCAAAAATCCTTCACCTCCAGCGACCCTAACAAAAACGGCTGGAATGCCGGCCTGACCGACGGCAACTGGCAAGGTGCCGCCGGCTCCTGCTTCGCCACCGGCGATGCCCCGGCCTTCCCGAAACACGTCACGCTCGACCTCGGCCGCAGCCGCGACATCCAGGCCGTGCGCTTCGGCGTGCCCGACTACGGCGCCACCAAGACGGTCGTCATTTCTGTCAGCCCCGACGGCAAGGAATTCCAGGAAGTCGGCAAGCATGAGTTCGCCGGCAAGACCCGCTCCGGCACCGAGCTCCGCTTCGACAAGCGCCCCGTCCGCTTCGTCCGCGCCACCTTCCCCGACCACCACGAGAAGCAGGACCAATTCAGCGAGAACCACGGCTTCCTCACCGAGCTGGAAGCATACGGGTCGGCGCAGTGA